From Sulfolobales archaeon, a single genomic window includes:
- a CDS encoding small multi-drug export protein, with protein sequence MENGLAWDPWWELLYRVSVVAAVAASPVGEILVAIPVGVALGLDPFIAWLVSIPSNMAPSAAILCFLEWFTRRFPRFSRYFGGRGSRFIAGLGFRRLSLVLVVATPFAGVYAVSLASGFLGLGRRFSFICQLLGVSLFGFVEALLIRFGLSLFSL encoded by the coding sequence GTGGAAAATGGGTTGGCTTGGGATCCTTGGTGGGAGTTGCTATATAGAGTATCTGTGGTTGCCGCTGTTGCAGCATCGCCAGTCGGCGAGATCTTGGTTGCGATACCTGTTGGTGTTGCTCTTGGTCTGGATCCTTTTATTGCTTGGCTAGTCTCGATCCCTTCTAACATGGCTCCCTCCGCAGCGATCCTTTGCTTCCTAGAATGGTTTACCAGGAGGTTTCCTAGGTTCTCCCGCTATTTCGGTGGGAGGGGTTCTAGGTTTATCGCTGGGCTTGGGTTTAGAAGGCTCTCCCTGGTCCTAGTGGTTGCCACTCCCTTCGCCGGTGTCTATGCTGTATCCCTCGCCTCTGGTTTTCTTGGTCTGGGTAGGAGGTTCTCCTTTATATGCCAGCTTCTCGGTGTTTCTCTCTTTGGCTTTGTGGAGGCTCTTCTGATTAGGTTTGGCTTATCCTTGTTCTCTCTATGA